In Lemur catta isolate mLemCat1 chromosome 1, mLemCat1.pri, whole genome shotgun sequence, one DNA window encodes the following:
- the CERS4 gene encoding ceramide synthase 4 yields the protein MLSTFNEWLWQDRFWLPPNTSWAQLEDRDGLVYAHPRDMLAALPLALVLLALRITFERFVGLPLSRLLGVRDQTRRPVKPNTTLERHFLTEGRSPKEPQLTLLAAQCGLTLRQTQRWFRRRRNQDRPRLTKKFCEACWRFVFYLCAFVGGFSVLYHESWLWTPARCWDNYPNQTLKPALYWWYILELGFYISLLITLPFDVKRKDFKEQVIHHCVTILLMTFSYSSNLLRIGSLVLLLHDSSDYLLEACKMFNYTRFRLVCDTLFLIFSLVFFYTRLVLFPTQILYTTYYDSILSWNPFFGYYFFNALLLTLQLLHVFWSCLILRMLFSFAKKGQMQKDVRSDVESSDSEEDEEEEAAQECPQLKNGAARGPGAAPTDGARSRVAGRLANGHTPAT from the exons ATGTTGTCCACCTTCAATGAGTGGCTTTGGCAGGACAGGTTCTGGTTACCGCCCAACACATCATGGGCCCAGTTGGAGGACAGGGATGGCCTGGTCTACGCCCACCCCCGGGACATGCTGGCGGCCCTGCCCCTGGCACTGGTCCTACTGGCCCTGCGCATCACCTTCGAGAG GTTTGTTGGCCTGCCACTGAGCCGGTTGCTGGGTGTGCGGGATCAGACCAGGAGGCCGGTGAAGCCAAACACCACACTGGAGAGACACTTCCTCACGGAAGGGCGGAGTCCCAAGGAA ccccagctgaccCTCCTGGCCGCCCAGTGTGGCCTCACGCTGCGGCAGACCCAGCGATGGTTCCGGAGACGCCGGAACCAGGATCGGCCCCGCCTGACCAAGAAGTTCTGTGAGGCCTG CTGGAGGTTTGTCTTCTATCTGTGTGCCTTTGTCGGTGGCTTCTCAGTCCTGTACCAC GAGTCATGGTTGTGGACGCCAGCAAGGTGCTGGGACAATTACCCAAACCAG ACCCTGAAGCCGGCCCTGTACTGGTGGTACATCCTGGAACTGGGTTTCTACATCTCGCTGCTAATCACACTGCCCTTTGATGTCAAGCGCAAG GATTTCAAGGAGCAGGTGATACATCACTGTGTGACCATCCTCCTGATGACGTTCTCCTACAGCTCAAACCTGCTACGCATTGGCTctctggtgctgctgctgcaTGACTCCAGCGACTACCTGCTGGAG gcctgtAAGATGTTCAACTACACACGCTTCCGGCTCGTGTGCGACAccctcttcctcatcttctcctTGGTCTTCTTCTACACCCGCCTGGTGCTCTTCCCCACCCA GATCCTCTACACCACATACTACGACTCCATCCTGAGCTGGAACCCGTTCTTTGGCTACTACTTCTTCAACGCGCTCCTGCTGACGCTGCAGCTGCTACACGTGTTCTGGTCTTGCCTCATCCTGCGCATGCTCTTTAGCTTCGCAAAGAAGGGCCAG ATGCAGAAGGATGTCCGCAGCGACGTGGAGTCCTCAGACTCCGAGGAGGAcgaagaggaggaggcagctcAGGAATGTCCGCAGCTCAAGAACGGGGCAGCTCGAGGGCCCGGGGCAGCCCCCACTGATGGCGCTCGGAGCCGGGTGGCCGGGCGGCTGGCCAACGGGCACACACCAGCCACATAG